The nucleotide window ACAATAGCCAAGTCTTGCTTAAGGGATCCAAGTTATTTCCCAGACTGGCCGTAAACTGCATTGTACAAGCATAAGCACACGCCGCTAGGAAGCTAAAGAACAGGCCTAACGGTGATAAGGCACCCTCAATTGGGAAGAGACCAGCCGCCAAAACCGTGCCTACTAAAACGAGGACGATACTTAAAACCTGTAATCGCGATGGCCACCGATGGTGAATCAGTGATCCCAACAAGACAGACAACCAAACCGCCTGCATCAACATGACCGCCGCTGCAGCTACTGACACCAATTTTAAGGCCTGTATATAGAACGTATTGGTAAAGCCAGAGGCCGTTCCTGCCGCAATCACCAACAAGATTTGTCTCCAATTGGTGTGTTGATATCGCAGCCAGCGCCGCCGCGCAACGTGAATGATTCCTAAAATAATAACCGCACTGAGAAAGGACCAGAACAGCAGCGGTCCATTGACGACGCCCTCACGTCGCGCAATTTTGAACAATGACGCCGGAATTCCAAAACTAACGGCGCCCAGTGCCACGAAAATTGGTGCTATTTTTTTCAAACAAATCACTCCAAAGATATGTATGCCTATTAAACCTATCGTTTCCATTATACATCTTATGAATGCTCGAAAACGGCCAAGCAAAAAGGCACCAGATTCTCATCCAATGCCTTCTCAGTTAAAATCTGTAGTTTACATGACCCATCATTTTCTTATTGCGGTCCGACTTGTGGCGCGTAAAGTATCGGACTGAGTAAGGTGCAGCGGGCTTGTAATCGTCCGCAAAATTCATCAACACGGCCTGGCGTTTGCCATGAATTGTCCGTTTGACGCGTTTATTCGACAATACTGCATCGGTACCGCTAACTCCCCAAGTGCAACCGTTTTTCCCATTTGAGACGTAAAGTCGCTTACCTTTGAGAGTATTTTTAGTACCATTGTAATTCGAATACACCGAGTGTTTTTTCACGATAAACGTCGTGTGATTGCCGTACCAGTGTCCCCGGTAAGCCCGTGGAATCGCCCGACTAGCACTAGCCGATACTGGTGACTGCAGCATTCCCAGTCCAATTCCAACACCCACTAATAATGCCACTACCATGACCGCTTTTTTCAACTTCATTATGTATCGTCTCCTAAATTATTTAAAAATCATCGCGAAGCCGCTCATTCCCAAAGAAACGGTTAGCATACTTCTTCGCGGCACGTTTGCTGTGATAGGCGTACCCATCGGTCCAAGCCTTGGCACCACTTGCCAATTGCAACGTGTGATACGTCTTACCATTGAGTCGATGGGCAACACCACGATAGTAGTCCCCGGCGCCAGCTCCCTGGGTCCAACCGTACGTCCACGTCCACTTTTCGCCATCAATTTTAAACGTTGTTCCATAGATCCAATTACGATGCCGCCGGCTGCGAAAATTAGTGCTCGCTGTGACCTTCTTAGGGTGCAAATGCCATGTACCCGCTGCGCCACTGATTTTCTTGGCCGTAATCTTGACGCGATAATACCTGCCCCCTGAATAGGTATACCACGTTCCCCGCATACGTTTGGGAAAAGTCCTGATTGTGTAGCGGGTCTTCGCTGCTGCTACCTGCTGCGTCCCTAGTGTAACTGCCGCCGTTGACACCGTCACCGTGGCTAATAGCAAGGTGACCATCCGTTTCATGTTCATCTGTCGCTCCTCCGATTTCAACTGATAAAAAGGTGATATCCCCTAACCATTCTCATTCTAAACTACCCCTGCTGACCTTTCAACGGGTTATCAATCAGATTAATTCTGAGGGTCGTAAGAGAACCCTGTCGCCTTAAGACTGTAGCACTTTATTATTAACCAAAATTTGTTATTAATAACAAATTAAATACTAGAATACAAAAAATTGGGCTAAAACTTGACACCGTCGAAAAGTCTTAAAATAAATGGCCTGGATTAAAGATGGCTAAACTCAACACGTATAGTGCCCAGCCACCGGCTAACCACCGCCAATTTAAGCTGATGTTCACCGCCAAGCCTTGCCACCAACGACGAAAGTAGGCCCTGTTGACACTAAACGGGATTGCCAGCTGCGTTTTACGAGCCAACAACGCTAGATAGAATGCGGCGACGCCTAGCCCCAAGATAAAGGCTAATCGTAGGACAGCCACCGCTAAATTCCCTTGTAAAAGTGCCAAAACTAGTTGTAATCCAGCACCAGTCAGCGATGCTAAATTCCACATGACCGGTATTACCAACGACCACTGCCATGGAATCAGTGAAAAGGCCCCATACCAAAATAGTAATTTACAGCCGCTCCACGTCGCATGAAGGACCGACGGCCAGGTCAGGCCAAACGCCGTAATCACGTTCACGCTGAAAAAATGCGTTGCCAGTAGCCACAGGCAGATCACCAAAATGGCAACACACCACGCCGCTAACAGCTGAACCACCAGCAGCGGCACCTGAAACAATTTAGTTAACTTCGTCTGTAACGTCTTCAAGCTTAACCGCCCCTTCGTTTCGCCTCAGTCCGTTTCTCAGCCAACAACGCCGTTAACGTTGCCTTCTCATTCGTCGTTGTGTGTCGCAACGACTTAATCTTCTGAACGGTCCGTTGCACAACTGGCAGAGAAAATTCCGTCCGCAGCAGCTGGTAGATTGTGGCCTGTTGATTAGGAAAGGCCGCCGCCAGTAACCAGGCCTGGCCCATCTGCACGTAATAGTTGGCGCTGTCTACGCTCACCGCTAATTGTAGGGCAACCTCAGTGAATTCGGGTGTTAGATAGAATTTCAGGAGAAACACCAATCCGGTCCGCTGAAACCATGGATTGCTGGACTGCAGGTAACGTTGAATCACGGTCAAAAACTCCGCCCGAAACGCTTTGACCTGTTTAAAATGAATCACCATATCACACACCGACCAGTTGTCCGCCTTGGAAATGTAAGCGTCGCATAGCTTCGTAAAGTAAGCAACATCCAGCGGCAGTCGGCTCAGCACATACCCTTGAACGATAACCGCTTCATAATATTCTGTCCCAGCTACTGCTAAAAAATCATGCGGCATCCCCTGACTAATCGCCACCCCGAGTGTCTGTAGCGTCTTCATTGGGATTCCCAATAATGG belongs to Levilactobacillus yonginensis and includes:
- a CDS encoding DNA alkylation repair protein encodes the protein MELTTTVWTAATYQEFLQDLRDLGDDHFRDRSAKIVATERPLLGIPMKTLQTLGVAISQGMPHDFLAVAGTEYYEAVIVQGYVLSRLPLDVAYFTKLCDAYISKADNWSVCDMVIHFKQVKAFRAEFLTVIQRYLQSSNPWFQRTGLVFLLKFYLTPEFTEVALQLAVSVDSANYYVQMGQAWLLAAAFPNQQATIYQLLRTEFSLPVVQRTVQKIKSLRHTTTNEKATLTALLAEKRTEAKRRGG
- a CDS encoding DMT family transporter — encoded protein: MKKIAPIFVALGAVSFGIPASLFKIARREGVVNGPLLFWSFLSAVIILGIIHVARRRWLRYQHTNWRQILLVIAAGTASGFTNTFYIQALKLVSVAAAAVMLMQAVWLSVLLGSLIHHRWPSRLQVLSIVLVLVGTVLAAGLFPIEGALSPLGLFFSFLAACAYACTMQFTASLGNNLDPLSKTWLLCVGAFLLISVVWGPQIATAPVTGDTIKWGILIALFSMVFPLVAYSIFMQYLELGIGPILSSLELPSSIAVAFILLGETVSGLQMVGVVIIISAVILPNVWGMRRREQLN